One window from the genome of uncultured Cohaesibacter sp. encodes:
- a CDS encoding methyl-accepting chemotaxis protein, which translates to MIDLVTLRSQFLKFIVGLLWLNAALSAIFAFALLEGSVWLVLGLALVAAGVTTISAVRSGPSAMTQDLSAVSLVSQVGVLVYIFAGHNFQIDWHMYFFATLAVLAGWCSWRTILVAAGVTAVHHLALNFLYPMAVFPNGADFLRVVMHALIVVLQAAVLVWLTAKLENAIKTAKIALDEAGISQKTAKDLADKQNEAQQHERERSDQIDRLIAAFRGDVTQSLDEVGKHGVSMEQLSQVLSNEAHQTLSQSRDVADASTNASDSVQTVAAAAEELATSIEQIASQVGDTQRVMNETSQSAQATNAKVASLNTAALKIGQVVTLIRDIAEQTNLLALNATIEAARAGEAGKGFAVVASEVKELANQTSKATEEISTQIHDIQNSTKDAVEAIDQITNMLLEVNEYTGSIATAVEQQGEATIEISTSVQNAANGTAAVDRNIDDVTASVSSTSDKAQQVLNSSRLMVEETNRLRNQISSFLDKVRVA; encoded by the coding sequence ATGATCGATCTCGTAACGCTCAGATCGCAATTTCTCAAGTTCATCGTTGGCCTTTTGTGGCTCAACGCTGCGCTTTCTGCCATTTTCGCCTTTGCCCTGCTTGAGGGCAGCGTCTGGCTGGTGCTTGGCCTCGCGCTTGTGGCTGCGGGCGTGACGACCATTTCGGCGGTCCGCTCCGGCCCGTCTGCGATGACACAGGATCTCAGTGCCGTCTCTCTCGTCTCTCAGGTTGGCGTTTTGGTCTATATCTTTGCCGGTCACAATTTTCAGATCGACTGGCACATGTATTTCTTTGCCACCCTTGCCGTTCTGGCGGGCTGGTGCAGCTGGCGCACCATTCTCGTTGCCGCTGGCGTGACCGCCGTACACCATCTGGCGCTCAATTTTCTCTATCCGATGGCAGTCTTTCCGAATGGAGCAGACTTCCTGCGCGTCGTCATGCATGCGCTCATCGTTGTCTTGCAGGCTGCCGTGCTTGTCTGGCTGACGGCCAAACTCGAGAATGCGATCAAGACCGCCAAGATTGCGCTTGATGAGGCCGGGATCAGCCAGAAGACGGCAAAGGATCTTGCGGACAAGCAAAATGAGGCGCAACAGCATGAGCGGGAGCGCTCAGACCAGATCGATCGCCTGATCGCCGCCTTCCGTGGCGACGTCACCCAAAGCCTTGATGAGGTCGGCAAACATGGCGTCTCCATGGAGCAGCTTTCGCAAGTCCTGAGCAATGAGGCCCATCAGACCCTTTCGCAGTCTCGAGACGTTGCCGACGCTTCGACCAACGCGTCCGACAGTGTTCAGACCGTTGCAGCCGCAGCAGAAGAACTCGCCACCTCGATCGAACAGATTGCCAGTCAGGTCGGCGATACCCAGCGGGTGATGAACGAAACCTCGCAATCCGCGCAAGCAACGAATGCGAAGGTGGCAAGCCTCAACACCGCCGCTCTCAAGATCGGTCAGGTCGTCACCCTCATTCGCGATATCGCCGAGCAGACCAACCTTCTGGCACTCAATGCCACCATCGAGGCAGCACGAGCCGGGGAAGCTGGCAAGGGCTTTGCCGTGGTTGCGTCCGAAGTCAAGGAACTGGCGAACCAGACCTCCAAGGCAACCGAGGAGATCTCGACCCAAATCCACGATATCCAGAACTCGACCAAGGATGCGGTGGAAGCCATCGACCAGATCACCAACATGCTGCTGGAAGTGAATGAATATACCGGCTCCATTGCAACCGCCGTCGAACAACAGGGCGAGGCAACCATCGAGATCAGCACCAGCGTTCAGAATGCCGCCAATGGCACCGCTGCGGTGGATCGCAACATCGACGATGTGACGGCTTCTGTCTCCAGCACGTCGGACAAGGCGCAGCAGGTGCTGAACAGCTCTCGACTGATGGTTGAGGAAACCAACCGGCTGCGTAACCAGATCTCGAGCTTCCTCGACAAGGTCCGCGTGGCCTGA
- a CDS encoding alpha/beta fold hydrolase produces MAEVALSASDIPYTQLPDMFPGLDRRIVTIDGLDLFMRTGGEGPPLLLLHGYPQNHVCWHRIAPELARHFSLIIPDLPGYGYSAMPPESRDHEGYSKREMAALFVKLMAAFGHQRFNVVGHDRGGACRLSHGTRSSRLRRTAFLP; encoded by the coding sequence ATGGCCGAAGTTGCTCTCTCCGCATCCGACATCCCCTACACGCAACTGCCTGACATGTTCCCCGGCCTCGACCGGCGGATCGTGACCATCGACGGCCTTGATCTTTTCATGCGCACCGGTGGCGAGGGGCCGCCGCTTCTGCTACTCCATGGCTACCCACAGAACCATGTCTGCTGGCACCGGATCGCACCGGAGCTGGCGCGGCACTTCTCTCTCATCATTCCCGACCTGCCCGGTTATGGCTACAGCGCCATGCCACCCGAAAGCCGGGATCACGAAGGCTACTCCAAGCGCGAGATGGCCGCGCTATTCGTCAAGCTGATGGCGGCCTTCGGGCATCAGCGCTTCAACGTCGTCGGTCATGATCGCGGGGGCGCGTGTCGCCTATCGCATGGCACTCGATCATCCCGATTGCGTCGAACGGCTTTCTTGCCTTGA
- a CDS encoding DMT family transporter gives MRISGLVYALLAVTIFSIQDAITKHVGQLYSPFLISMIRYWAFALFGLALVLNTKGSFRAAIYTARPGLQIARALLLVAQILVSILSFAYVGLAQSQSIFVAAPLMVALLAIPILGETIGWRRWVAIGIGLFGVLIIINPLDAHFSALIFLPVICVFTMSLYSILTRLVGRTDSPEVSFFYTGIIGLVITSCIGPFFWNDNIPPADWAWLIALCVTGVAGHYFLIRALAMTEAVTVQTLTYLQLVYGLAYGYFIFGEDLTAPMILGALLVVFAGVFTIWREHRLKKRNKAREAEVITIP, from the coding sequence ATGCGTATCTCCGGTCTCGTCTATGCGCTGCTTGCCGTCACGATCTTTTCGATCCAGGACGCCATCACCAAGCATGTCGGCCAGCTCTATTCGCCCTTCCTGATCAGCATGATCCGCTATTGGGCCTTTGCACTGTTCGGTCTGGCGCTGGTGCTGAACACCAAAGGCAGCTTTCGCGCTGCGATCTATACGGCCCGTCCGGGGCTGCAGATTGCGCGCGCGCTGTTGCTGGTTGCCCAGATTCTGGTCTCGATTCTCAGCTTCGCTTATGTCGGTCTGGCCCAGAGCCAGTCGATCTTTGTTGCCGCGCCCCTTATGGTGGCCTTGCTGGCGATACCCATCCTTGGCGAGACCATCGGCTGGCGGCGCTGGGTTGCCATCGGGATCGGGCTGTTCGGGGTGCTAATCATCATCAACCCGCTTGATGCGCATTTCTCGGCCTTGATCTTCCTTCCTGTGATCTGCGTCTTCACCATGTCGCTCTATTCGATCCTGACACGGTTGGTTGGGCGCACGGATTCGCCGGAGGTGAGCTTCTTCTACACGGGCATCATCGGTCTCGTCATCACCAGTTGCATCGGGCCGTTTTTCTGGAACGACAACATTCCACCAGCTGACTGGGCCTGGCTCATCGCACTGTGCGTGACCGGTGTGGCTGGGCACTATTTCCTCATCCGGGCGCTTGCCATGACCGAGGCCGTGACGGTCCAGACCTTGACCTATCTGCAACTCGTCTATGGCCTTGCCTATGGCTATTTCATCTTTGGCGAGGATCTGACGGCACCAATGATCCTGGGTGCCCTGCTCGTGGTCTTTGCCGGTGTCTTCACGATCTGGCGGGAGCATCGCCTCAAGAAGCGCAACAAGGCACGAGAAGCCGAGGTCATCACCATTCCGTAA
- a CDS encoding universal stress protein: MAIKDIVCLLDIETDLTTAPVQIATEIASKLDAHLTGLAPLIEPIVPALMVQPVPDQFISDARNRSIEKARSSMERFSSYTKNSGIAFETRLLDITPGGLETFVNSTRLSDLIIIGQDNPDKPEPLRADLIEAALFDSGQPIMVVPFVGTEAFSAKKVMVAWDGSKTAARAIHAAMPILELAEAVQVVLVDGKKLHLPGDPGADLAVYLSRHGVDVTIENISSDGEGVAAALLNHIESQKIELVVMGGYGHSRMREFIMGGATREMLESMTVPCIMAH, from the coding sequence ATGGCCATCAAAGATATCGTTTGCCTGCTCGACATCGAGACCGATTTGACAACGGCACCGGTTCAAATTGCCACTGAAATCGCTTCCAAGCTCGATGCGCATCTGACCGGCCTTGCCCCGCTGATCGAGCCGATTGTCCCGGCTCTTATGGTCCAGCCGGTCCCGGATCAATTCATTTCCGACGCCCGCAATAGGTCCATCGAAAAGGCGCGCTCCTCTATGGAACGCTTTTCGAGCTATACCAAGAATAGCGGCATTGCGTTCGAAACCCGCCTTCTCGACATCACACCGGGCGGTCTGGAGACCTTTGTCAACAGCACTCGCCTTTCCGACCTGATCATCATTGGGCAGGACAATCCTGACAAACCCGAACCCCTGCGTGCCGATCTCATCGAAGCGGCACTGTTCGATTCGGGCCAGCCGATCATGGTGGTGCCTTTTGTTGGAACCGAGGCCTTTTCTGCCAAGAAGGTCATGGTCGCATGGGACGGGTCCAAAACTGCAGCGCGCGCCATTCATGCTGCGATGCCCATTCTGGAACTGGCCGAGGCGGTTCAGGTGGTGCTTGTCGATGGCAAGAAGTTGCATCTACCGGGCGATCCCGGCGCCGATCTGGCGGTCTATCTCTCCCGCCACGGCGTTGACGTGACAATCGAGAATATCTCGTCTGACGGCGAAGGCGTCGCGGCGGCTCTCCTGAACCACATCGAGTCGCAGAAAATCGAGCTCGTGGTGATGGGTGGCTATGGCCATAGCCGGATGCGCGAATTCATCATGGGTGGCGCGACGCGTGAGATGCTCGAGTCCATGACCGTGCCCTGCATCATGGCGCATTGA
- a CDS encoding alpha/beta hydrolase: MIAGARVAYRMALDHPDCVERLSCLDIIPTHDMWRIMDDVRSHAAYHWHFLAQPAPMPETLIMADPAYYLDHTIASWARSRDLASFDTRAMDHYRATFASFERVHAACEDYRAGWFLDKAIDNQDREAGRKITCPTLVVSGPASKTSDPSGQDRIWREWADDVTCATVEAGHFVAEEAPEETLEHLLGFLTKEG; this comes from the coding sequence ATGATCGCGGGGGCGCGTGTCGCCTATCGCATGGCACTCGATCATCCCGATTGCGTCGAACGGCTTTCTTGCCTTGATATCATTCCCACGCACGACATGTGGCGCATCATGGATGACGTGAGGAGCCACGCCGCCTATCATTGGCATTTTCTCGCTCAACCCGCACCCATGCCCGAGACCCTGATCATGGCCGACCCGGCCTATTATCTCGATCACACCATCGCCAGTTGGGCCCGCAGCCGGGATCTTGCCAGCTTCGATACCCGTGCCATGGATCACTACCGGGCGACCTTTGCGAGCTTCGAGCGGGTGCATGCGGCTTGCGAGGATTATCGGGCTGGCTGGTTCCTCGACAAGGCCATCGACAATCAGGATCGCGAGGCAGGGCGGAAAATCACCTGTCCGACCCTTGTCGTTTCCGGGCCAGCCAGCAAGACCTCCGATCCTTCTGGGCAGGACAGGATCTGGCGCGAATGGGCGGACGATGTCACCTGTGCAACCGTCGAGGCCGGGCATTTCGTGGCAGAGGAAGCTCCTGAAGAAACCCTCGAACACCTCCTCGGCTTCCTCACCAAAGAAGGATGA
- a CDS encoding pseudouridine synthase — protein MRKDSKFNKDKSEKGSFKKRPFNKERGEKRQDRSDRDSGWTPGLDARRETAEERSMRRVSERGERDDRRDTKRSFGDDDRRKPSGDGKRGFGSDRPRSGSKPFGGPRKDRPSSARPHSNKSFKPVSADKPKGPAYTPPTRALEEGERIAKIMARAGLCSRRDAESWIDAGRVTVNGKVLDSPAVNIHPNDKVLVDGAPLPVRERTRLWLYHKPRGLVTTTSDPEGRPTVFEKLPEGLPRVITVGRLDINTEGLLLLTNDGGLARVLELPSTGWLRRYRVRAYGRVTQAQLDTLADGIALDGVLYGSIDAELEREVGDNVWITVALREGKNREVKKVLGHLGLDVNRLIRVSYGPFQLLDLDEGKVSEIRGRVLRDQLGERLVEESGADFDAPILTETPKEEPKPAKKEERKSSGGAKGGYLSAKEGARVIADREGRKKRFSDDDRGERGSFRDRDSRDRDGRDRDGRDRGGRDGRDRDDRESRGNAYPYAERKPFDPTAPRRTSFVYREEGADGRKTSGRNARKVGGRPQKADLLDPNARIERKTSDKSKSFGDKKSFGDKKGFGDKKGFGGKKNFGGNRSNAGSGDFRSEGPRGSGPRGFGPRGAGSGPKGPRSGGPRTGGAAKGGFRSGGPKGRSGRD, from the coding sequence ATGCGAAAAGATAGCAAGTTCAACAAGGACAAGTCCGAGAAGGGCTCGTTCAAGAAGCGCCCGTTCAACAAGGAACGGGGCGAGAAGCGGCAGGACCGCTCTGATCGGGATAGCGGCTGGACGCCCGGCCTTGATGCCCGGCGGGAAACGGCCGAGGAACGCTCGATGCGCCGCGTCAGCGAACGCGGGGAGCGTGATGACCGCAGAGACACCAAACGCTCCTTTGGTGACGATGATCGCCGCAAGCCCTCCGGTGACGGCAAACGCGGCTTCGGCAGCGACCGTCCGCGCTCTGGCTCGAAACCCTTTGGCGGCCCGCGCAAGGATCGCCCGTCGTCGGCCCGCCCGCACAGCAACAAATCGTTCAAACCCGTCAGCGCCGACAAGCCCAAGGGACCGGCCTATACGCCACCGACCCGTGCGCTGGAAGAAGGCGAACGCATTGCCAAGATCATGGCACGCGCCGGTCTTTGTTCGCGCCGCGATGCAGAAAGCTGGATCGATGCGGGCCGCGTGACCGTCAACGGCAAGGTGCTCGACAGCCCGGCGGTAAACATTCATCCCAATGACAAGGTTCTGGTGGACGGCGCTCCCCTGCCCGTGCGCGAACGCACGCGCCTGTGGCTCTATCACAAGCCCCGGGGACTGGTGACAACCACGTCCGACCCGGAAGGTCGTCCAACGGTCTTCGAGAAGTTGCCGGAAGGCCTGCCGCGTGTGATCACCGTGGGTCGCCTCGACATCAACACCGAAGGGCTTTTGCTGCTGACCAACGACGGTGGCCTCGCCCGTGTGCTGGAACTGCCCTCAACCGGCTGGCTGCGTCGCTATCGCGTGCGCGCCTATGGCCGGGTGACGCAGGCCCAGCTCGACACGCTGGCGGACGGCATCGCCCTTGATGGCGTGCTCTATGGCTCGATCGATGCCGAACTCGAACGCGAGGTTGGCGACAACGTCTGGATCACCGTAGCGCTGCGCGAAGGCAAGAACCGCGAAGTGAAGAAGGTTCTGGGGCACCTCGGCCTTGATGTGAACCGCCTGATCCGTGTCTCCTATGGTCCGTTCCAGCTGCTGGATCTGGACGAAGGCAAGGTGTCCGAGATCCGCGGGCGAGTGCTGCGCGACCAGCTAGGCGAGCGCCTCGTGGAGGAATCGGGTGCCGATTTTGATGCGCCAATCCTCACTGAGACGCCGAAGGAAGAGCCAAAGCCTGCGAAGAAAGAAGAGCGCAAGTCTTCTGGCGGTGCCAAGGGTGGCTATCTCTCCGCCAAGGAAGGTGCACGCGTGATCGCGGATCGCGAAGGTCGCAAGAAACGCTTCTCCGATGACGACAGAGGCGAACGCGGCTCATTCAGGGATCGTGATAGCAGAGATCGGGACGGAAGAGACCGGGATGGCAGAGATCGCGGTGGACGTGATGGCAGGGATCGGGACGACCGCGAGAGCCGCGGCAATGCCTACCCTTATGCCGAGCGCAAGCCTTTCGACCCCACCGCGCCACGCCGCACCAGCTTCGTCTATCGCGAAGAAGGAGCCGATGGACGCAAGACCTCCGGTCGCAATGCCCGCAAGGTCGGTGGTCGCCCCCAGAAGGCAGACCTTCTCGACCCCAACGCCCGCATTGAGCGCAAGACGTCCGACAAGTCCAAGAGCTTTGGCGACAAAAAGAGCTTTGGTGACAAGAAGGGCTTCGGCGACAAGAAAGGCTTTGGTGGCAAGAAGAACTTTGGCGGCAACAGGAGCAATGCCGGATCGGGCGATTTCCGCTCCGAAGGTCCGCGCGGCTCAGGTCCACGAGGTTTTGGCCCACGCGGTGCCGGCTCCGGCCCCAAAGGCCCCCGCTCTGGTGGTCCTCGTACCGGTGGTGCAGCAAAAGGCGGCTTCCGCTCCGGCGGCCCGAAAGGCCGCTCCGGTCGCGACTAG
- the rsmD gene encoding 16S rRNA (guanine(966)-N(2))-methyltransferase RsmD: MRIVGGRLKGKQLASPKSQDIRPTTDRVRETLFNILAHSYDHVVEGARVLDLFSGTGALGCEALSRGATAVLFVEDGIEGRGLIRTNMETLGLNGVAKIFRRDATKLGDVGTMEPFSLVFMDPPYNKGLGELALESAAQGGWLKSGALIVWEEDERAELKIPDGFTLLDTRSYGDTKLTFLEFNPR; encoded by the coding sequence ATGCGCATTGTTGGCGGTCGCCTCAAAGGTAAGCAATTGGCGAGCCCGAAATCACAGGATATTCGTCCGACGACAGACCGGGTTCGGGAAACGCTCTTCAACATCCTCGCCCACTCCTACGACCATGTGGTCGAAGGGGCACGGGTGCTTGACCTGTTCTCGGGCACGGGCGCGCTTGGCTGCGAGGCGCTGTCGCGCGGCGCGACGGCGGTTCTGTTTGTGGAGGATGGTATCGAGGGGCGCGGCCTCATCCGCACCAACATGGAGACGCTTGGGCTGAACGGTGTTGCCAAGATCTTCCGGCGCGATGCAACGAAGCTCGGTGACGTCGGCACGATGGAGCCCTTCTCGCTGGTCTTCATGGATCCACCCTACAACAAGGGGCTGGGCGAGCTGGCGCTTGAAAGCGCCGCCCAGGGCGGCTGGCTCAAGTCAGGAGCCCTGATCGTCTGGGAAGAAGATGAACGGGCCGAGCTGAAAATACCCGACGGTTTCACGCTGCTCGACACGCGCAGCTATGGTGATACCAAGCTGACCTTTCTCGAATTCAACCCTCGCTGA
- a CDS encoding acetate--CoA ligase family protein → MSSYHLDVFLRPRNVVMVGASSEKGTIGEAVTQNLLSGKYSDKLQLVHRDGGTFDGHEVLTSLDALVGKPDLAVVALAPDEISGAIKTLGERGCRGAVIVTTEMGAMDETQKRETMDAAADHKLRLIGPNCMGIQSPRSGLNASYSHVAALPGDLALISQSGAITASVTDWASQNNIGFSALVSLGDKVDVDFADMMDHFAMDPHTRAILLYVETIINARKFMSSARAAARTKPVVLIKSGRHAEGASAFAPRNNKLVGADEAYDAAFERTGLLRVHDLDEFFDAVETLTHVRKLNGSKLTVMTNSAGIGVLAVDDLIDHGGALATLEDSTIEKLDEVLPSSWSRSNPVNIVVNAGPQRYKDALDILMEDRNSHAILVMTCPTALATGEEAAQAIIELIEERKKAGKRRVPVFAAWLGGGENVNKLFEDAGIPHYPTPADAIRGFSYVVRYMEAQDQLMRMPPSIGDFQPDYESARTIIDEALHDGQHRLNAVAVTKLLQAYDIPIAPSLAAATAVEAAQMAAPLIARYGSAVVKIDSPDILYKSDIGGVVLHLGNSGAVATAAQQIMTRAREARPDAKIHGVTVHPMVRKPHSIELFAGMTVDPVFGPVMVFGRGGTAVEVIRDKAMALPPLDLLSAMRVIEKTRVNRRLEGYRDTPACDREALAQILVKMSRMVADFPEIAELDFNPLLADSNGFIIADARVEVTKVSEGIHPHKRFAVKPYPHDWEQERVLKDGRTVFIRPMMPEDEALFPGFFDHVTDEDMRLRFFSAARSMTHAFIARLTQIDYARSMAFIAVDPATGDMLASVRLMGDGNHETGEYAVMVRSDLKGLGLGWIMMKLILQFAEKDGFREVEGEVLRSNKTMRQMCEALGFETRMDPDDPDLVHMVFRVPDISRKIAELI, encoded by the coding sequence ATGAGCAGTTACCATCTCGATGTATTCTTGAGACCTCGCAATGTGGTCATGGTGGGCGCTTCGTCCGAGAAGGGCACCATTGGCGAGGCGGTTACGCAGAACCTTCTGTCCGGCAAGTATAGCGACAAGTTGCAACTGGTCCATCGGGACGGCGGAACGTTCGACGGACACGAGGTTCTGACCTCGCTTGACGCTCTGGTAGGCAAACCCGATCTTGCTGTTGTTGCGCTGGCTCCAGATGAGATTTCTGGTGCCATCAAGACACTTGGAGAACGGGGTTGTCGGGGGGCCGTGATCGTCACCACCGAAATGGGCGCAATGGATGAGACCCAGAAGCGCGAAACAATGGACGCTGCCGCCGATCACAAGCTGCGTCTCATCGGCCCCAATTGCATGGGCATTCAATCGCCGCGCAGTGGGCTCAATGCCTCCTATTCCCACGTCGCCGCCCTGCCCGGCGATCTGGCGCTGATCTCGCAGTCCGGGGCCATCACCGCTTCGGTCACGGATTGGGCGAGCCAGAACAACATCGGCTTTTCCGCTCTCGTGTCGCTCGGTGACAAGGTCGATGTCGATTTCGCCGACATGATGGACCATTTCGCCATGGACCCGCACACGCGGGCGATCCTGCTCTATGTCGAGACCATCATCAACGCCCGCAAGTTCATGTCCTCGGCGCGAGCGGCGGCGCGCACCAAGCCAGTGGTGCTGATCAAATCCGGACGCCATGCCGAGGGTGCCTCGGCCTTTGCCCCTCGCAACAACAAGCTGGTCGGCGCGGACGAGGCCTATGATGCCGCGTTCGAGCGCACCGGACTGTTGCGCGTGCATGATCTGGACGAGTTTTTCGATGCGGTTGAAACGCTTACCCATGTACGCAAGCTCAATGGCTCCAAGCTCACAGTGATGACAAACAGCGCTGGCATCGGCGTGCTGGCGGTTGATGATCTCATCGACCATGGCGGGGCGCTTGCCACCCTCGAGGACAGCACGATCGAGAAGCTCGACGAGGTTCTGCCCAGCAGCTGGTCGCGCAGCAACCCGGTGAATATCGTGGTGAATGCCGGGCCGCAGCGCTACAAGGATGCGCTCGATATCCTGATGGAGGATCGCAACAGTCACGCCATTCTGGTCATGACCTGCCCCACCGCCCTTGCCACCGGTGAGGAAGCGGCGCAGGCGATCATCGAGCTGATCGAGGAACGCAAGAAGGCGGGCAAACGCCGTGTTCCAGTGTTTGCGGCATGGCTCGGCGGTGGCGAGAATGTCAACAAGCTGTTCGAGGATGCGGGCATTCCGCACTATCCAACCCCGGCGGACGCCATTCGCGGCTTCTCCTATGTGGTGCGCTACATGGAGGCGCAGGACCAGTTGATGCGGATGCCGCCGTCGATTGGCGATTTCCAGCCGGATTATGAATCCGCCCGCACGATCATTGATGAGGCCCTTCATGACGGTCAGCATCGGCTGAATGCTGTGGCGGTGACCAAGCTGCTTCAGGCCTATGACATTCCCATCGCTCCGTCCCTTGCCGCAGCAACCGCCGTCGAAGCCGCCCAGATGGCCGCGCCCCTCATTGCCCGCTACGGCTCGGCGGTCGTCAAAATCGACAGCCCGGACATTCTCTACAAGTCCGATATCGGTGGGGTCGTGTTGCACCTTGGCAATTCCGGAGCCGTGGCGACCGCAGCCCAACAAATCATGACACGGGCGCGAGAAGCGCGGCCTGATGCCAAGATCCACGGCGTCACCGTGCATCCAATGGTACGCAAGCCCCACTCGATCGAGCTGTTCGCCGGCATGACCGTTGATCCTGTTTTTGGCCCCGTGATGGTGTTCGGCCGGGGCGGGACCGCCGTTGAGGTGATCCGCGACAAGGCCATGGCCCTGCCGCCGCTCGACCTGCTCTCCGCCATGCGGGTGATCGAGAAGACGCGGGTCAATCGACGCCTTGAAGGCTATCGCGACACGCCTGCCTGTGACCGCGAGGCGCTCGCCCAGATCCTCGTCAAGATGAGCCGCATGGTTGCCGATTTCCCCGAAATTGCCGAGCTGGATTTCAACCCGCTGCTGGCCGACTCCAATGGCTTCATCATTGCAGATGCGCGGGTCGAAGTGACCAAGGTGTCCGAAGGCATCCATCCGCATAAACGGTTTGCGGTGAAGCCTTACCCACACGACTGGGAGCAGGAGCGGGTCTTGAAAGATGGCCGCACGGTCTTCATCCGCCCGATGATGCCAGAGGATGAAGCGCTGTTCCCCGGATTCTTCGACCATGTCACGGACGAGGACATGCGCCTCAGGTTCTTCTCGGCAGCGCGCAGTATGACCCATGCCTTCATCGCACGCCTTACCCAGATCGACTATGCCCGATCCATGGCCTTCATTGCGGTGGACCCGGCAACGGGTGACATGCTCGCCTCGGTGCGTCTGATGGGGGATGGCAATCACGAGACCGGCGAGTATGCCGTCATGGTGCGCTCGGATCTTAAGGGGCTGGGGCTCGGCTGGATCATGATGAAGCTGATCCTGCAATTTGCCGAAAAGGATGGCTTCCGCGAAGTCGAGGGCGAGGTTCTCAGGTCCAACAAAACCATGCGGCAGATGTGCGAGGCACTCGGGTTTGAAACCCGCATGGATCCGGATGATCCGGATCTGGTGCACATGGTTTTCCGCGTGCCTGATATCAGCCGAAAGATTGCAGAACTGATCTAG
- a CDS encoding nucleoside deaminase, whose protein sequence is MQQALAEARAAEARGEVPIGAVLVKDGKILAADGNRTIELNDPTAHAEILVIRQACDALQSQRLPECDLYVTLEPCPMCAAAISFARIRRLYFGAADIKGGAVDNGPCLYHQEICHHAPEVYSGFSETECADLLKDFFASRRD, encoded by the coding sequence ATGCAACAGGCTCTGGCCGAGGCGCGTGCGGCTGAGGCTCGCGGCGAAGTGCCAATCGGGGCCGTGCTCGTCAAAGACGGCAAGATACTCGCGGCCGACGGCAACCGCACCATTGAGCTCAATGACCCGACGGCTCATGCCGAGATTCTCGTCATCCGTCAGGCTTGTGATGCGTTGCAGAGCCAGCGGCTCCCCGAGTGCGATCTCTATGTCACGCTCGAACCATGCCCCATGTGCGCGGCGGCGATTTCCTTTGCCCGCATCCGGCGGCTCTATTTCGGCGCAGCTGATATCAAGGGGGGAGCCGTCGACAACGGTCCCTGCCTTTATCATCAAGAGATCTGCCATCATGCGCCGGAGGTTTATTCGGGCTTTTCCGAGACCGAATGCGCCGATCTGCTCAAGGACTTCTTCGCCTCTCGCCGGGACTGA
- a CDS encoding helix-turn-helix transcriptional regulator, with amino-acid sequence MLVVTGNSMISKILTLIRENEGLTLQDTAQRLGISPEEVLDYETGRKAPSEGIIEEYSNIFGVPVASIEFFSEHDIGGVIDTKHRLFFADKIVKLVEKLMESKD; translated from the coding sequence ATGCTCGTTGTGACAGGCAATTCGATGATCAGCAAGATTCTCACCCTCATTCGTGAAAACGAAGGGCTCACCCTTCAGGATACCGCCCAGCGCCTCGGGATCAGCCCCGAGGAGGTTCTCGATTACGAGACAGGGCGCAAGGCTCCTAGCGAGGGTATCATCGAGGAATATTCGAACATCTTCGGTGTTCCGGTGGCCTCGATCGAATTTTTCTCCGAGCATGACATCGGCGGAGTGATCGACACCAAGCATCGCCTGTTCTTTGCCGACAAGATCGTAAAGCTCGTTGAAAAGCTGATGGAGAGCAAGGACTGA